Within Halarchaeum grantii, the genomic segment CTCGAAGGACCTCGACGCCGCGCTCTCGCTCGGCGAGGATCTGGAGGAGGCCTACGAGGACGCCTACCGGAACGGCGAGGCCGCGACGCGCGAGGAAGCCCAGACCCTGCAGGCCGCCGAGTTCGTCGACGCCTACCTGACGGACGGCGACGCGCTCGGGCAGTATCCGACGGCGGCCGTCCGGCGGGACGCGGGCACCGGCGAGGTGTACGGGCGCGCGGAGCTCTACACGTGCATCCCGCGCGACGTGACCGCCGACCTCTTCGACGCCGTCCACGCGAGCGTGCTGATGTCGGCGACGCTCCGACCGTTCGACGTGACCGGGGAGATTCTCGGCCTCGATGACCCGGTGACGATGGCCTACGGGCTGGAGTTCTCGGAGGAGCGCCGCCGGACGTTCACCGTCGACACCGAGCCGCTGTTCGCCTCACAACGGGACGACCCCGAGGTACAGGAGGAGGTCGCGGGCGTGCTCGCGGACGCCGCGCGCTTCACCGCCGGGAGTTCGCTGTTCTTCTTCCCGAGCTACGGCGAGGCCGAGCGCTACCACGACCTGCTCGCCGACGAAATCGAAGGGGCGCGCTATCTCGACGAGGCCGGGACGCCCGTCGAGGAGCTGCGCGAGCGCTTCGTCGCCGACGAGGACGCGGTGCTGTTCACGTCGCTCTGGGGGACGCTCGCGGAGGGCGTGAGCTTCGAGGGCGACGACGCGCGCACGGTCGCCGTCGTCGGCGTCCCCTATCCCCGCCTCGACGCGCGCGCCGAAGCGGTCCAGGACGCCTACGACGAGGCCTTCGGCTCCTCGGGAGCGGGCTGGAAGTACGCCGTCGAGATCCCGACGGTCAGGAAGACCCGGCAGGCGCTCGGGCGCGTCATTCGCTCGCCCGACGACTACGGCGTCCGGATGCTCGTCGACCGGCGCTACACGAAGGCGTCGCGCTCGCAGATGCGCAAGTACAGCGTGAACGGGAGTTTCCCCGCCGGGGAGCGCCGGGAGATGGTCGACATCGACCCGGGGAAGCTGAAGTTCGCGACGCTGAACTTCTACGGCGACGTGGACGCGTGGGGCCCCGAGGGGCCGCCTCAGCCCTGATCAGTCGCTCGCGGTTACACCGCTCGCCTACGTCGGTCGCGCGTCGCGCGACCTACTCGACGCGCGCTTCCTCGCCGGCGAGCATTTCTATCACTTGCATGACGCCGGAGTTGTCGTCGCGACCCATGCCGTTCTGCTCCATGCTCTTGTAGAGCTCGTGCGCAAGTTCGGTGACGGGCATCGGCGAGCCGTAGGCTTCGCCGGCGTCGGTGGCGATGCGGAGGTCCTTGTACTGGTAGGCGGCGAAGAAACCGGGGTCGAAGTCGCCGCGAATCATGTCGGGAGCGCGGTTGTCGAGCGCCCAGCAGCCCGCGGCGCCCCCGGAGATGGCGTCGACGACGGCTTCGAGGTCGGCGCCGGCTTTCTCGGCGAAGACGAGGGCTTCGCTGACGCTGACCATCTGGGCGGCGACGACGATCTGGTTGCAGGCCTTCGTGGTCTGGCCGGCGCCGCTCGGCCCGCAGTGGGTGACGGTCTCGCCGAGCACCTCGAAGAGGTCCGTACAGGCCTCGAAGACGGCCGTGTCGCCGCCGACCATGATGGAGAGCGTGCCCTCGATGGCGCCCTCCTCGCCGCCGCTGATGGGCGCGTCGAGCATGTCGACGCCCATCTCGGCGAGGTCGGCGGCGAGTTCCTCCGTTTGGACGGGGTTGATCGTGGAGTGGTCGACGTAGATGTCGCCCTCGCTGAAGCCCTCGGCGAGGCCGTCCTCGCCGCGCACGACGTCCTCGACGACGGCGGTGTCGGGGAGACAGGAGAGGATGACTTCGCTGCGCTCGGCGACCTCCCTCGGGGTGTCGGCGGCCTCGCCGCCGTGCTCGACGAGCGCCGCGACGGGTTCCTCGGAGCGGTTGTGCCCGACGACGTCGTAACCGGCGTCGATGAGGTTTGTCGCCATCGGGAGACCCATGATTCCGAGACCGACGAATCCGATCGTTCGTGACATACGCGGCCAATCGGCAGGCGGTGTGAAAAGCGGTCGGGTCGTTACGCCGGGAGGGGGACGGTCTCGATGCGCTCCTTGTGCTCGGCGTCGTAGAACTCGAGTTCGTCGACGGTCCACGTCACGGGGTCGAAGTCGTAGTCGCGGACCCGCTCGACGGCGTCGGGCGGGCCGTCGCGCGCGAGCGTGACGTGCGGCGTGTAGTCGTCGCCTTCGAGACCGGGGACGCGGCCGAGTTCGGCGACGAGCTGGCGATGGACCTCCCAGAGGCCGGGGCTCTCGACGGCGAGGTAGACGACGGGCGCGGTGCCGCCGGTTGGCTCCTCGAAGACGCCGACGTCGCTGATGCGGGCGTCGAAGGAGGGCGCGCCGCGGAGGGCGCGCTTTGCTTCGCGGGCGGCGCGGAGGTACTCGCGGCGGTCGTCGGCGTCGAGGCGTTTCACGACGAGCGTCGCGGTTCGCTGGCCGCGGACGCGGTCGAAGCCGGTGAGGAGCGGGCGGAACTCGCGGATGAGTTCGCGCACCACGGGCGGTACGGGAACGCTGACGCTGTACACGCGCGCTCTAGGCCGTGGGCGCCTAACTACCTTTTCGTCGGCCGCGAGGCGGACCAGGGCGGCCACGGCGGTCGCGACGGCGCGAGACGGGGCCGACGGCGTTTCGTGGTGTGTCGTCCCGTGCCAGACAAGTCTTGCAGGGTCGAAAGTGCTTAATACGCCGTCCGCGCAAGGTGGGAGTAATCATGGAACGGTCCGCCGACACCACGTCCGCTTTCTCCGAGAGCGGCGCGACCGTCCGACGACGACCGGGGTCCCCTTAGACCCCACTTTACCTACTACCCCGGCTTCGAGGTTCGACCCGCGAACCCCCGCGTATCGTCGTCAACCGACCCCTACCACAACATCACCACAATGTCCGAGAACGAAACCGTCGCGCTCGCCTTCTCCGGCGGGCTCGACACGACAGTCTGCGTCCCGCTGCTGAAAGAAGAGTACGGCTACGACGACGTCATCGGCGTCACCGTCGACGTCGGTCAGCCCGAGGAGGAGTTCGAGGAGGCCTACGAGACCGCCGAAGCGCTCGGCCTCGAGCACTACGTCGTCGACGCGACCGAGGAGTTCGCGGAGGTCTGCATGGACGCGGTCGCCGCGAACGCCGACTACGAGGGCTACCCGCTCGGGACGGCGCTCGCCCGCCCCGTCATCGCGAACGCCATCCTCGACGTCGCCGAGGAGCACGACTGCACGGGCCTCGCCCACGGCTGTACGGGGAAGGGCAACGACCAGCTGCGCTTCGAGGCCGTCTGGCGCGCCACCGACATGGAGGTCATCGCGCCGGTCCGCGAGATGGGCCTGACGCGCGAATGGGAGATCGAGTACGCCGACGAGAAGGACCTCCCAGTGGAGGCGGGCGACGGGGGCACGTGGAGCATCGACACGAACCTCTGGAGTCGCTCCATCGAGGGCGGCCAGCTCGAGGACCCCGGCTACGTCCCGCCGGCGGACATCTACGAGTGGACGAGCGAGCCGTCCGATGAGACGGAGCTCGTCGAGATCGAGTTCGACGCGGGCGTGCCGGTCGCCGTCGACGGCGAGTCGATGGCGCCCGTCGAGCTCATCGAGCACCTGAACGAGCTCGCGGGCGCCTACGGCGTCGGGCGCTCCGACCTGATGGAGGACCGCATCCTCGGGCTCAAAGTGCGCGAGAACTACGAGCATCCGGCGGCGACGACGCTCCTGAACGCACACGAGGCCCTCGAAGGCCTCGTGCTGACGAAGGACGAGCGCGACTTCAAGCAGACGGTGGACGAGGAGTGGTCCCAGCAGGCCTACGAGGGCTTGCTTGACTCGCCGCTGATGGACTCGCTCGACGCCTTCCTCATGCAGTCGAACGAGAAGGTCACCGGGACGGTCACCATCAAGTTCGAGGGCGGGCAGGCCCGCCCGGTCGCCCGCGAGAGCGAGTACGCGGTCTACTCCGAGCAGGCGGCCTCCTTCAACACGGAGACGGTGATGGGCATCGAGCAGGCCGACGCGACCGGCGTCGCGAAGTACCACGGCTTCCAGGCGCGCCTCGCGCGCGACGCGGAGAAGAAGGCGAAGCCGGAGCTCGCGACGGACGGCGCGGGCGAGGGGACGGAGGAGTAGACGGATGGACGGCGAGGGCTCGGAGACGGTGGTGCGCCGCGAGCGCTTCGCGGGCGGTCCCGCCCGGGAGTTCCTCTCCTCGATGGCGTTCGACGACCGGCTCTTCGAGGCGGACCTCGCCGTCGACCGCGCGCACGTCGTGATGCTCGCCGAGCAGGGCATCGTCGACGCGGCCGACGCGGGCGCCATTCTCGACGCGCTCGACGACGTCGCCGAGGAGGGCTTCGACGCCCTGCCGGAGGGCGAGGACGTCCACGAGGCCATCGAGACGGCGGTCATCGAGCGCGTCGGCCCCGACGGCGGGCGGATGCACACGGCGCGCTCGCGCAACGACGAGGTGGCGGCGTGTCTGCGCTACGAGTACCGCGACACCCTCCTCGAGGCGATCGAGACGACGGTCGCGGCCCGCGAGGCGCTCTGCGAGGTCGCGGAGGCCGAGCGCGAGACGGTGATGCCGGGCTACACGCACCTCCAGCCCGCCCAGCCGACGACGGTCGCGCACTGGGCGCTCTCCTACGAGGCGGCGCTCGCGCGCGACACCGAGCGCCTGCTGGACGCCTTCGACCGGACGAACCGCTCGCCGCTCGGGTCGGCGGCGTTCGCGGGGACGCCGTTCGACGTGGACAGAGAGCGCACGGCGGAGCTCTTGGGCTTCGAGTCGGTCCTCGACAACTCGATGGACGCGGTCTCCTCGCGGGACTTCCTCGTGGAGGGGTCGGCGGCGTTCGCGGGCCTCGCGACGACGCTCTCGGGGCTCGCGGAGGACCTCGTGGTCTTCGCGAATCGGGGCCTCGTCGAACTCGACGACGACTACGCCTCGACGTCCTCGATCATGCCCCAGAAGAAGAACCCGGACACGCTCGAGCTCGTGCGCTCGACGGCCGGGGACGCGTTCGGTGGGCTCCACGGACTCCTGACGACGATGAAGGGCCTGCCGCGCGCGTACAACCGCGACCTGCAGAACGCCTCGCCGCACGCGTGGCGCGTCGCGGACGCGGTGGCGGAGGCGACGGACGTCGCGGCGGGCGCGGTGTCGACGGCCGACTGGCCGGCCGAGGAGTTGGCGGCGGCGGCGGGCGAGGGGTTCTCGACGGCGACGGGCGTCGCGGACCTGCTCGCGATGCACGGGCTGCCGTTCCGGACGGCGCACGAGATCGTCGCGGCGGCGGCGGAGCGCGGCGCGGACTACGACGCGCTCGATGCGGCGTGCGAGGAGGTCGTCGGCGAGGGCATCGACTCGCTCGCGGACCGCGACGCCGTCGAGGCGGTGCTCGATCCCGTGGCGAGCGTGGCGTCGCGCGATTCGATGGGCGGCCCGGCGCCCGGCGCGACGGCGGAGACGCTGGCGTCGGCGCTCGAGGGCTGTGCGGCGCACGCGGACGCGGCGGCGAGCCGCGCGGACGCCCTCGCCGTGGCCGAGGAGTCGCTCGCGGCGGAGGTGTCGTCGTATGCGTGAGCTCCCGATGCGACGACCGCGACGCCCGCGACGACCAGCGGTGCGACGACGCGCACCGCGGCCCCGTTCGGGGCAACATATCAAAATTCCACGATTGGAATACGGTTCTCCCGGTTCGCCGTTTCGGCGCTTCTCGCGCCGGTAGACGCAACTCTGCCTTCTTGTAAATTATCTGTTAAGTCCGCCAAGTATAAGTTGGTGGACGGTGAAGGTGCGGGTGTAATGACCGAATGCATCCAGTGCGGTGCGGACCTCGACCTGCACGCCGACCTCGAAGTCGGCGAAATCGTCGACTGTGGCACCTGTGGCGCCGAGCTCGAAGTCGTCGACGACGACCCCGTGGAGCTCGAAGAGGCGCCCGAGCTCGCCGAAGACTGGGGGGAATAACGGGATGAGGACGACGCACACGAGGTGGTCCGCGTGAAGATCGGTCTCCTCTACTCGCGCATCCGGAAGGACGAGAAGCTCCTCCTCACGGAGCTCCGCGAGCGCGGTCACGACGTCGAGAAGGTGGACGTCCGTAAGCAGCGCTTCGGCGTCGGCGACCCGCCCGAAGCGCTCGCCGCGTGTGACGTCGTCCTCGACCGGTGTATGGCGACCTCGCGGAGCAAGTACGCGACGACGTTCTGCGAGTCCTACGGCGTCCCGGTCGTGAACAGCGCGGCGACGGCGGACGTCTGCGCGGACAAGGCGAAGACGAGCGTGAAGCTCGACGCCGCCGGCGTTCCGACGCCCGCGACGACCGTCGCCTTCGACGTCGACTCCGCGATGGCGGCCATCGAGGAGTTCGGCTATCCCTGCGTCATCAAGCCCGTCGTGGGCTCGTGGGGGCGCCTGCTCGCGAAGATCGAATCGGAGAGCGCCGCCGAAGCCGTCCTCGAGCACAAGAAGACGCTCGGCCACTACGAGCACTCCGTCTTCTACGTCCAGGAGTTCGTCGAGAAGCCGGGACGCGACCTGCGCGTGCTCACGGTGGACGGCGAACCCGTCGCCGCGATGGCGCGCTCCTCCGAGCACTGGCTGACGAACGCCGCGAAGGGCGCGGAGACGACCGAGTTCGAGCTCGATGAGGAGGTCCGTGCGCTCGCCCGCGAGGCCAGCGAGGCCGTCGGCGGCGGGCTGCTCGGCGTGGACATCATGGAGACCGGCGACGGCTACACGGTCCCCGAGGTGAACCACACCGTCGAGTTCAAGGCGCTGAACGACGCCGTCGAGGCGGACGTCCCCGGGACGGTCGTCGACTGGCTCGAAGCGAAGGCCGAACAGGCGAGCGACGCCGACGCGGAGGTCGGCCTATGACGTCGGCGAGCGTCGTCGGCGGCAGCGGCTTTACCGGTGGTGAGCTCCTCCGCCTGCTCGCCGGCCATCCCGAGTTCGAGATTCAGCAGACGACGAGCCGCGAGTACGCGAACAAGACGGTCGGCTCCGTCCACCCGAACCTGCGCGGCCTCGACCTGCGCTTCGTCGCGCCCGATTCGCTGGATCCGGTGGACGTCCTCTTCGTCTGCGTCCCGCACGGCGTGACGATGGAGCACATCGCGGAGTACCGCGACCTCGCGGACACCGTCGTCGACCTCTCGGCGGACTTCCGCCTCCCGGACGCGGAGCTGTACGATACCTGGTACGACGGCCACGTCGCGCCCGAGCACCTCGCGGATGCGGAGTACGCGCTCCCCGAGCTGAACCGCGAGAACCTCCCCGGGGCGGACCTCATCGCGTCGGGCGGGTGTAACGCCACCTCGACGATGCTCGGCCTCCTCCCGCTCGTCGAGGCCGGGCTCCTCACCCCGGACGACCGAGTGGTCGCGGACGTCAAGGTCGGCTCCTCGGAGGGCGGCGCGGGCGGCGGCGTGGCGTCCAGCCACCCCGAGCGCTCCGGCGTCGTCCGGCCGTACGCGCCCACGACCCACCGCCACGAGGCCGAGATCGAGGCCTACCTCGACCTCCAGGTCTCCTTCACCGTGCACGCGGTGGAGATGATTCGCGGCTCGGCCGCGACCTGCCACGTCTACCCGTCGGAGCTGCCGGCGACGAAGGACATGTGGAGCGCGTTCCGCGAGCAGTACGGCGACGAGCCGTTCGTCCGCCTCGTCGCGGGCGGCGGCGGCGTCTACCGGTATCCGGAGCCGAAGGCGGTCGCGGGGTCGAACTACGCGGAGGTCGGCTTCGAACTCGACGAGCGCAACGACCGCATCGTCGTCTTCAGCGCCATCGACAACATGATGAAGGGCTCGGCCGGGCAGGCGGTCCACGCGGCGAACGTCGCGCTCGGCTTCGAGGAGACGGCGGGCCTCGAGTTCACGGGCCTCCACCCCGTGGGGAGTCCGTAGATGTCGGAGGCATCCTTCGTCTTCGGCGAGAAGCCCATCGGAATCGACTCCGGGCAGGGCGTCACGGTCACGGACGACTCGGGGAACGACTACCTCGACTTCGGGGCGTCCTACGCCTGCACGCCGCTCGGCCACTCGCACCCGACGGTCACCGAGGCCGTCCAGGAGCAGGCGGCGGAGCTCACCTACGTCCAGGGTTCATATCCTGTGGACGTCCGCTCGGAGCTCTACGACCGGCTCGCCGCGCTCGCGCCCGGCGACTGCGAGAAGGTCTGGCTCTGCAACTCCGGCACGGAAGCGAACGAGGCGGCGCTGAAGTTCGCCCGACACGCGACCGGCCGCTCGAAGATCGTCGCGACGATGCAGGCGTTCCACGGCCGGACGATGGGCGCGCTCGCGGCGACGTGGAAGGACGAGTACAAGGAGGGCTTCGGCCCGCTCGCGGGCGACGTCGAGTTCGTCCCCTACGGTGATCGGGAAGCGATGAGCGAGGCCGTCGACGAGGAGACGGCCGCCGTCATCCTCGAGCCCATCCAGGGCGAGGGCGGCGTCAACCCCGCGCCCGAGGGCTACCTCGGGCACGTCCGCGACGTCACGGCCGACGCGGGCGCGGCGTTCATCGCCGACGAGATCCAGACCGGCGTCGGGCGCACCGGCGACCTCTGGGCGGTCGAGGGCGAGGGCGTCACGCCCGACGTCGTCACGGCCGCGAAGGGCATCGCGAACGGCCTGCCGATGGGCGCGACGATGGTGCGGCCGTGGATCGCGGAGAACGCCGGGAACCACGGCTCGACGTTCTCCGGCGGGCCCGTGCCCTGCGCGGCGGCGAACGCGACGCTCGAGACGCTCGTCGCGGAGGACCTCCCCGGGCATGCCCGCGAGGTCGGCGCGGCGTTCCGCGAGAGCCTCGAGGGCATCGCGGCGGAGACGGACGCC encodes:
- the argC gene encoding N-acetyl-gamma-glutamyl-phosphate reductase encodes the protein MTSASVVGGSGFTGGELLRLLAGHPEFEIQQTTSREYANKTVGSVHPNLRGLDLRFVAPDSLDPVDVLFVCVPHGVTMEHIAEYRDLADTVVDLSADFRLPDAELYDTWYDGHVAPEHLADAEYALPELNRENLPGADLIASGGCNATSTMLGLLPLVEAGLLTPDDRVVADVKVGSSEGGAGGGVASSHPERSGVVRPYAPTTHRHEAEIEAYLDLQVSFTVHAVEMIRGSAATCHVYPSELPATKDMWSAFREQYGDEPFVRLVAGGGGVYRYPEPKAVAGSNYAEVGFELDERNDRIVVFSAIDNMMKGSAGQAVHAANVALGFEETAGLEFTGLHPVGSP
- the lysW gene encoding lysine biosynthesis protein LysW, with the protein product MTECIQCGADLDLHADLEVGEIVDCGTCGAELEVVDDDPVELEEAPELAEDWGE
- a CDS encoding argininosuccinate synthase, whose translation is MSENETVALAFSGGLDTTVCVPLLKEEYGYDDVIGVTVDVGQPEEEFEEAYETAEALGLEHYVVDATEEFAEVCMDAVAANADYEGYPLGTALARPVIANAILDVAEEHDCTGLAHGCTGKGNDQLRFEAVWRATDMEVIAPVREMGLTREWEIEYADEKDLPVEAGDGGTWSIDTNLWSRSIEGGQLEDPGYVPPADIYEWTSEPSDETELVEIEFDAGVPVAVDGESMAPVELIEHLNELAGAYGVGRSDLMEDRILGLKVRENYEHPAATTLLNAHEALEGLVLTKDERDFKQTVDEEWSQQAYEGLLDSPLMDSLDAFLMQSNEKVTGTVTIKFEGGQARPVARESEYAVYSEQAASFNTETVMGIEQADATGVAKYHGFQARLARDAEKKAKPELATDGAGEGTEE
- the lysX gene encoding lysine biosynthesis protein LysX, coding for MKIGLLYSRIRKDEKLLLTELRERGHDVEKVDVRKQRFGVGDPPEALAACDVVLDRCMATSRSKYATTFCESYGVPVVNSAATADVCADKAKTSVKLDAAGVPTPATTVAFDVDSAMAAIEEFGYPCVIKPVVGSWGRLLAKIESESAAEAVLEHKKTLGHYEHSVFYVQEFVEKPGRDLRVLTVDGEPVAAMARSSEHWLTNAAKGAETTEFELDEEVRALAREASEAVGGGLLGVDIMETGDGYTVPEVNHTVEFKALNDAVEADVPGTVVDWLEAKAEQASDADAEVGL
- the argH gene encoding argininosuccinate lyase, with the translated sequence MDGEGSETVVRRERFAGGPAREFLSSMAFDDRLFEADLAVDRAHVVMLAEQGIVDAADAGAILDALDDVAEEGFDALPEGEDVHEAIETAVIERVGPDGGRMHTARSRNDEVAACLRYEYRDTLLEAIETTVAAREALCEVAEAERETVMPGYTHLQPAQPTTVAHWALSYEAALARDTERLLDAFDRTNRSPLGSAAFAGTPFDVDRERTAELLGFESVLDNSMDAVSSRDFLVEGSAAFAGLATTLSGLAEDLVVFANRGLVELDDDYASTSSIMPQKKNPDTLELVRSTAGDAFGGLHGLLTTMKGLPRAYNRDLQNASPHAWRVADAVAEATDVAAGAVSTADWPAEELAAAAGEGFSTATGVADLLAMHGLPFRTAHEIVAAAAERGADYDALDAACEEVVGEGIDSLADRDAVEAVLDPVASVASRDSMGGPAPGATAETLASALEGCAAHADAAASRADALAVAEESLAAEVSSYA
- a CDS encoding 2'-5' RNA ligase family protein; the encoded protein is MYSVSVPVPPVVRELIREFRPLLTGFDRVRGQRTATLVVKRLDADDRREYLRAAREAKRALRGAPSFDARISDVGVFEEPTGGTAPVVYLAVESPGLWEVHRQLVAELGRVPGLEGDDYTPHVTLARDGPPDAVERVRDYDFDPVTWTVDELEFYDAEHKERIETVPLPA
- a CDS encoding NAD(P)-dependent oxidoreductase, yielding MSRTIGFVGLGIMGLPMATNLIDAGYDVVGHNRSEEPVAALVEHGGEAADTPREVAERSEVILSCLPDTAVVEDVVRGEDGLAEGFSEGDIYVDHSTINPVQTEELAADLAEMGVDMLDAPISGGEEGAIEGTLSIMVGGDTAVFEACTDLFEVLGETVTHCGPSGAGQTTKACNQIVVAAQMVSVSEALVFAEKAGADLEAVVDAISGGAAGCWALDNRAPDMIRGDFDPGFFAAYQYKDLRIATDAGEAYGSPMPVTELAHELYKSMEQNGMGRDDNSGVMQVIEMLAGEEARVE
- a CDS encoding aspartate aminotransferase family protein, which encodes MSEASFVFGEKPIGIDSGQGVTVTDDSGNDYLDFGASYACTPLGHSHPTVTEAVQEQAAELTYVQGSYPVDVRSELYDRLAALAPGDCEKVWLCNSGTEANEAALKFARHATGRSKIVATMQAFHGRTMGALAATWKDEYKEGFGPLAGDVEFVPYGDREAMSEAVDEETAAVILEPIQGEGGVNPAPEGYLGHVRDVTADAGAAFIADEIQTGVGRTGDLWAVEGEGVTPDVVTAAKGIANGLPMGATMVRPWIAENAGNHGSTFSGGPVPCAAANATLETLVAEDLPGHAREVGAAFRESLEGIAAETDAIRDVRGRGLMVGVEVKTGANPVIGGMAMNHGILALPAGRTVVRFLPPLTVTEEHCQRVVDALESTL